One stretch of Gouania willdenowi chromosome 16, fGouWil2.1, whole genome shotgun sequence DNA includes these proteins:
- the LOC114478174 gene encoding solute carrier family 40 member 1: MTQRADASQSGGVVVELETDEIKDARSKKAKSIPGSALIYLKGPKFLIYVSGALSMWGDRMWHFAISVFLIELYGRNLLLTAVFGLVVAGSVLLLGALIGDWVDRNPRNKVAHASLFIQNISVTICSIVLMLVFSYKQRIEQIWDGWLTVVCYTVVIVLADVANLASTALTIAIQRDWIVVITGYNRGHLAGMNATMRRIDQVTTILAPLAVGQVMTLASNVVGCGFILGWNLVSLIVEFFFLSRVYRIVPALSVKPPVVDVDQVFLQRTKRGRSKGEDNVAQPLALTEGNCNSSVDPSESTNLPLCFWRFRCLVSTCKDGWRAYYRQPVFLAGMGLAFLYTTVLGFDCITTGYAYTQGISGSLLSLLMGVSAIAGLMGTVMFTRLRKTYGLVNTGIISSCLHLGCLLLCVFSVFAPGSPMDLSLLMPYLTSNSSTELGGMVSQREKHTYPLMGGSNQPLLPDRSSIHWTNNTVLCDNVHSGTAPESYISIILLFLGVITARIGLWSFDLTVTQLLQENICESERGVVNGVQSSMNYLMDLLHFIMVISAPQPQHFGILVIISVLFITTGHTMYFLYAHKAKKKRRLDT; the protein is encoded by the exons ATGACGCAGCGAGCCGATGCCTCACAGAGTGGAGGAGTTGTGGTCGAGTTGGAAACAGATGAAATCAAGGATGCCAGATCTAAAAAAGCTAAAAGTATTCCAG GTTCAGCTCTAATCTACCTCAAAGGCCCAAAATTTCTCATCTACGTCAGTGGAGCCTTGTCAATGTGG GGTGACCGCATGTGGCACTTTGCAATCTCTGTCTTCCTGATTGAGCTGTATGGGCGCAACCTTCTGTTGACTGCTGTGTTTGGGTTGGTGGTGGCCGGGTCTGTGCTCCTACTGGGGGCTTTGATTGGAGACTGGGTTGATCGCAATCCCAGAAATAAAG TTGCACATGCGTCTCTTTTCATCCAGAATATTTCAGTGACAATATGTAGCATTGTGCTCATGTTGGTCTTCTCATACAAGCAAAGGATTGAGCAAATCTGGGATGGATGGCTTACT GTGGTTTGTTATACGGTGGTGATCGTCCTGGCAGATGTGGCAAACCTTGCAAGCACAGCGCTGACCATTGCCATCCAGAGGGATTGGATTGTAGTCATCACAGGCTACAACCGAGGTCATCTGGCAG GGATGAATGCAACCATGCGGAGGATAGATCAGGTGACCACCATCCTGGCTCCACTGGCAGTAGGACAGGTCATGACTTTGGCTTCCAATGTTGTTGGCTGTGGCTTCATACTGGGCTGGAACCTCGTGTCTCTTATAGTGGAGTTCTTTTTCTTGTCCCGGGTGTATCGCATCGTCCCTGCTCTCTCTGTGAAACCACCGGTAGTGGATGTGGATCAGGTTTTCCTGCAGAGGACCAAGAGGGGAAGGTCAAAAG GGGAAGACAATGTTGCCCAACCACTGGCTTTGACTGAAGGTAATTGCAATTCCAGTGTGGACCCCAGTGAATCCACCAACCTGCCGCTGTGCTTCTGGAGGTTTCGCTGCTTGGTCAGCACCTGTAAAGATGGCTGGAGGGCTTACTACCGCCAGCCGGTCTTCCTGGCAGGAATGGGTCTGGCTTTCCTCTACACCACGGTTCTGGGATTTGACTGTATCACTACGGGCTACGCCTACACCCAGGGAATAAGTGGATCTCTCCTAAGTTTGCTGATGGGGGTTTCAGCCATTGCAGGGCTAATGGGCACTGTGATGTTCACCAGACTCAGGAAAACCTACGGCCTGGTCAACACAGGCATCATCTCAAGCTGCCTCCACCTGGgatgtttgctgttgtgtgtgttctctgtgttTGCCCCTGGTAGCCCCATGGATCTCAGCTTGTTGATGCCCTACTTAACCTCCAATTCCTCCACTGAGCTTGGGGGAATGGTAAGCCAGAGGGAGAAGCACACCTATCCTCTGATGGGGGGCAGCAATCAACCACTGCTACCAGACCGCTCCTCCATCCACTGGACCAACAACACTGTGCTTTGTGACAATGTGCATTCTGGCACTGCACCAGAGTCCTACATCTCCATCATTCTGCTGTTTTTGGGTGTGATCACAGCACGCATCG GGCTTTGGTCTTTTGACCTGACTGTGACACAGCTCCTGCAGGAGAACATCTGTGAGTCCGAGAGAGGAGTGGTAAACGGGGTGCAAAGCTCCATGAATTACTTGATGGATCTACTGCACTTCATAATGGTGATCTCCGCCCCACAGCCACAGCACTTTGGCATCCTGGTTATTATCTCTGTTCTGTTCATCACAACAGGACACACTATGTACTTCCTATATGCACACAAAGCCAAGAAAAAACGCCGCTTGGACACATAG